One Micromonospora sp. FIMYZ51 genomic window carries:
- a CDS encoding arsenate reductase ArsC, with protein sequence MNQMPSLLTVDAVLERVATTLADKFSGIFNPETISRYVNESYVALYRTARLNQHLPALTERFATDRLTALAQAKGAIDKPIPEVLFLCVHNAGRSQMAAALMTHHAQGRVNVRSAGSAPGATVSAAAAVLAEIGINLDEAFPKPLTDDVLRAADVVVTMGCGDACPVISGKRYLDWNLADPTGDDLDLARAVRDDIDIRVRALLADLTDQ encoded by the coding sequence ATGAACCAGATGCCGTCGCTGCTCACCGTTGACGCCGTGTTGGAAAGGGTGGCCACCACGTTGGCCGACAAGTTCTCCGGCATCTTCAACCCCGAGACCATCAGCCGCTACGTCAACGAGTCCTACGTCGCGCTGTACCGCACAGCACGTCTCAACCAGCACCTGCCCGCGCTTACCGAACGCTTCGCCACCGACCGGCTCACCGCACTCGCACAGGCCAAGGGCGCCATCGACAAGCCCATACCCGAAGTGCTGTTCCTCTGCGTGCACAATGCCGGCCGTTCCCAGATGGCCGCCGCGCTCATGACCCACCACGCCCAGGGCCGGGTCAACGTCCGCTCCGCCGGGTCCGCGCCCGGCGCCACGGTGTCCGCCGCCGCGGCCGTGCTCGCCGAGATCGGCATCAACCTCGACGAGGCGTTCCCCAAACCGCTTACCGACGACGTGCTGCGCGCCGCCGACGTCGTGGTCACCATGGGCTGCGGCGACGCCTGTCCCGTCATCAGCGGCAAACGCTACCTCGACTGGAACCTCGCAGACCCCACCGGCGACGACCTCGACCTCGCACGCGCCGTCCGCGACGACATCGACATCCGCGTACGAGCCCTGCTCGCCGACCTCACCGACCAATAA
- the arsB gene encoding ACR3 family arsenite efflux transporter, with amino-acid sequence MTSTATSTAGDAPPAVVARLSRLDQFLPLWIGLAMAAGLLLGRLIPGLNTVLEAVKIGGISLPIALGLLIMMYPVLAKVRYDRLDTVTGDRRLLVSSLLLNWILGPALMFALAWIFLADHAEYRTGLIIVGLARCIAMVIIWNDLACGDREAAAVLVALNSVFQVLAFGLLGWFYLSLLPEWLNLSGARLEVSGWDIAANVLIFLGIPLLAGYLTRRLGERAKGRTWYESRFLPKIGPVALYGLLFTIVILFALQGDAITSQPWDVVLIAVPLLVYFAVMWAGSYALGRAIGLNYERTTTLAFTAAGNNFELAIAVAIGTFGVTSGQALAGVVGPLIEVPVLVALVYVSLALRRRLFPAEATVRPATSSGSRS; translated from the coding sequence ATGACGAGCACCGCCACCTCCACCGCCGGTGACGCGCCGCCGGCGGTCGTCGCGCGACTGTCGCGCCTCGACCAGTTCCTTCCGCTGTGGATCGGTCTGGCCATGGCCGCCGGCCTGCTGCTCGGCCGGCTCATCCCCGGCCTGAACACCGTCCTGGAAGCGGTCAAGATCGGCGGGATCTCCCTGCCGATCGCCCTCGGCCTGCTGATCATGATGTATCCGGTGCTGGCCAAGGTCCGCTACGACCGGCTTGACACCGTCACTGGCGACCGGCGGCTGTTGGTGTCCTCGCTGCTGCTCAACTGGATCCTCGGCCCGGCCCTGATGTTCGCCCTCGCCTGGATCTTCCTCGCCGACCACGCCGAGTACCGCACCGGCCTGATCATCGTCGGTCTGGCCCGCTGCATCGCGATGGTCATCATCTGGAACGACCTGGCCTGCGGCGACCGCGAAGCCGCGGCCGTCCTCGTCGCCCTCAACTCGGTGTTCCAGGTCCTCGCGTTCGGCCTGCTCGGCTGGTTCTACCTGTCCCTGCTGCCGGAGTGGCTGAACCTGTCCGGGGCGCGGCTGGAGGTGTCCGGGTGGGACATCGCCGCCAACGTGCTGATCTTCCTCGGCATCCCCCTGCTCGCCGGCTACCTCACCCGCCGCCTCGGTGAGCGCGCGAAGGGCCGGACCTGGTACGAGAGCCGTTTCCTGCCGAAGATCGGACCGGTCGCCCTCTACGGACTGCTGTTCACCATCGTCATCCTGTTCGCCCTCCAGGGCGACGCCATCACCTCGCAGCCGTGGGACGTCGTGCTGATCGCCGTGCCGCTGCTGGTGTACTTCGCGGTAATGTGGGCCGGCTCCTACGCCCTCGGCCGGGCAATCGGCCTGAACTATGAGCGCACCACCACCCTCGCGTTCACCGCCGCCGGCAACAATTTCGAGCTCGCCATCGCCGTCGCCATCGGCACGTTCGGCGTCACCAGCGGACAGGCCCTCGCCGGTGTCGTCGGCCCGCTCATCGAGGTGCCCGTGCTCGTCGCCCTGGTCTACGTCAGCCTCGCCCTGCGCCGACGCCTGTTCCCGGCCGAAGCCACGGTCCGGCCCGCCACCAGCTCCGGGAGCCGATCATGA
- a CDS encoding FAD-dependent oxidoreductase encodes MSEDQSAGPCCGTAQAAEQADACCDPGAKTEAVAAGAGCCGTSDASSVADDTVAARTTGVTGQTGRVDGPHSVVVIGAGPVGLAAAAHLHERRLPFTVLEAGPSAGAAVAEWGHVRLFSPWRYNVDHAARRLLEAAGWAAPDPETLPTGADLVEAYLQPLATLPQIGPHVRYDAPVAAIGRVGVDRVKTAGREYAPFVVRLATGQDVLASAVIDASGTWRTPNVLGANGLPAHGETDPQTATLIDGALPDVLGADRDRFSGRHSVVVGAGHSAANTLLALAELAEQEPGTTITWATRGGSVDRALGGGDADALPGRGALGTGIKLLVDSGRVRLVTGFAVHAVTAVDGHAELTAADGRTLAADRIIAATGFRPDHTIAAELRLDLDPALGCTRTLAPLIDPNEHSCGTVRPHGVDELTQPEPGYFAVGMKSYGRAPTFLMATGYEQVRSITAALAGDWTAARDVQLDLPETGVCSATQGYQAMLDDAAARYGLDPDIPNRLISAALRHLPTAGTVAAATRAAADELRVDPDVALQLAALAGNQFDTSQDTTEAALPRAEVGLVAVSSGGGCCG; translated from the coding sequence ATGAGCGAGGATCAGAGCGCCGGGCCGTGCTGCGGCACCGCGCAGGCCGCCGAGCAGGCCGATGCCTGCTGCGACCCGGGCGCGAAGACCGAGGCGGTCGCCGCGGGCGCGGGCTGCTGCGGCACCAGCGACGCATCATCCGTCGCTGATGACACCGTGGCGGCGCGGACGACCGGGGTGACCGGTCAGACCGGGCGGGTCGACGGGCCGCACTCGGTCGTGGTCATCGGCGCCGGCCCGGTGGGGCTGGCGGCGGCGGCGCACCTGCACGAGCGGAGACTGCCGTTCACCGTGCTGGAGGCCGGGCCCTCGGCCGGGGCGGCCGTGGCCGAGTGGGGGCACGTGCGGCTGTTCTCGCCATGGCGCTACAACGTCGACCATGCCGCCCGCCGACTGCTCGAGGCCGCGGGCTGGGCCGCCCCCGACCCCGAGACGCTGCCCACCGGCGCGGACCTGGTCGAGGCGTACCTGCAACCCCTGGCCACGCTGCCGCAGATCGGCCCGCACGTCCGCTACGACGCGCCGGTCGCGGCGATCGGCCGCGTCGGCGTGGACCGGGTCAAGACCGCCGGCCGCGAGTATGCGCCGTTCGTCGTGCGGCTCGCCACCGGCCAGGACGTGCTCGCCTCGGCGGTGATCGACGCCTCCGGCACCTGGCGCACCCCGAACGTGCTCGGCGCCAACGGCCTGCCCGCGCACGGTGAGACCGACCCGCAGACCGCGACGCTGATCGACGGCGCGCTGCCCGACGTGCTCGGCGCCGACCGCGATCGGTTCTCCGGCCGGCACAGCGTCGTCGTCGGCGCGGGACACTCCGCCGCGAACACGCTGCTCGCGCTCGCCGAGTTGGCCGAGCAGGAGCCGGGCACGACCATCACCTGGGCCACCCGCGGCGGCTCGGTCGATCGGGCGCTCGGTGGCGGCGACGCCGACGCGCTGCCCGGCCGTGGCGCGCTGGGCACCGGGATCAAGCTGCTCGTCGACTCCGGCCGCGTCCGGTTGGTCACCGGCTTCGCCGTGCACGCCGTCACCGCCGTCGACGGGCACGCCGAGCTGACCGCCGCCGACGGGCGTACCCTGGCCGCCGACCGGATCATCGCCGCCACCGGCTTCCGGCCCGACCACACCATCGCCGCCGAGCTGCGTCTCGACCTGGACCCCGCGCTGGGCTGCACCCGGACCCTCGCGCCGCTGATCGACCCGAACGAGCATTCCTGCGGCACCGTCCGCCCGCACGGCGTCGACGAGCTCACCCAGCCGGAGCCCGGCTACTTCGCCGTCGGTATGAAGTCCTACGGCCGCGCCCCGACCTTCCTCATGGCCACCGGCTACGAGCAGGTCCGCTCCATCACCGCCGCCCTCGCCGGGGACTGGACCGCCGCCCGCGACGTGCAGCTCGACCTACCCGAAACTGGCGTCTGCTCCGCCACCCAGGGCTACCAGGCAATGCTCGACGACGCCGCCGCCCGATACGGCCTCGACCCGGACATCCCGAACCGGCTCATCTCCGCGGCCCTGCGCCACCTGCCCACCGCCGGCACGGTCGCCGCCGCCACCCGCGCCGCCGCCGACGAACTCAGAGTCGACCCCGACGTCGCACTGCAACTCGCCGCCCTCGCCGGGAACCAGTTCGACACCAGCCAGGACACCACAGAGGCCGCTCTGCCGCGCGCCGAGGTCGGCCTGGTCGCCGTCTCCTCCGGTGGCGGCTGCTGCGGGTGA
- a CDS encoding arsenate reductase ArsC — protein MSDKPSVLFVCVHNAGRSQMAAGWLRHLAGDAVEVRSAGSAPAETINPAAVEAMREVGIDITDQIPKLLEYDTVEASDVVITMGCGDVCPVFPGKRYEDWKLDDPAGKGVDAVRPIRDEIKARIEHLLADLLSRYR, from the coding sequence GTGTCTGACAAGCCCAGCGTGCTGTTCGTCTGCGTGCACAACGCCGGCCGCTCCCAGATGGCCGCCGGCTGGCTACGCCACCTCGCTGGCGACGCCGTCGAGGTCCGCTCCGCCGGCTCCGCCCCCGCCGAAACGATCAACCCCGCCGCCGTCGAGGCCATGCGCGAGGTTGGCATCGACATCACCGACCAGATCCCCAAACTCCTCGAATACGACACCGTCGAAGCCTCCGACGTCGTCATCACCATGGGCTGCGGCGACGTCTGCCCCGTCTTCCCCGGCAAACGCTACGAGGACTGGAAGCTCGACGACCCCGCCGGCAAGGGCGTCGACGCTGTCCGCCCGATTCGCGACGAGATCAAGGCCCGCATCGAGCACCTGCTCGCCGACCTGCTGAGCCGCTACCGGTAG
- a CDS encoding ECF transporter S component: protein MTTALRVAPRTAVVLALASVAALATFSWPFFVPAQPESMARTTEAPLVFVAVLPVLLAIVLAELSSGGIDSKALAMLGVLAAVNAALRPLGAGTAGIETVFFLLVLAGRVFGPGFGFLLGATSLFASALLTAGVGPWLPFQMLAAAWIGLGAGLLPARLRGRAEIAVLAGYGAIAAYGYGLLMNLWFWPFSTGADTQLSYVAGAPVLENLHRFAVFTAVTSTFGWDTGRAVTTTVAIVLVGPAVLAALRRAARRAAFDAPVTFATRPMPARSASAPDVGCGMRRRGAGQQSCVEGGASPAGR, encoded by the coding sequence ATGACGACCGCCCTGCGGGTCGCCCCGCGTACGGCCGTCGTCCTGGCTCTGGCCTCCGTCGCCGCGCTGGCCACCTTCAGCTGGCCGTTCTTCGTGCCAGCCCAACCCGAAAGCATGGCCCGCACCACTGAGGCGCCGCTGGTCTTCGTCGCCGTACTACCCGTACTCCTGGCCATCGTCCTGGCCGAACTCAGCTCCGGCGGCATCGACAGCAAGGCCCTGGCGATGCTCGGCGTGCTCGCCGCCGTCAACGCCGCCTTACGCCCCCTCGGCGCCGGCACCGCCGGCATCGAGACGGTGTTCTTCCTACTCGTCCTCGCCGGCCGGGTGTTCGGGCCCGGCTTCGGGTTCCTGCTCGGCGCCACCTCGCTGTTCGCCTCCGCCCTGCTCACCGCCGGCGTAGGCCCGTGGCTGCCGTTCCAGATGCTGGCCGCCGCCTGGATTGGCCTCGGTGCTGGACTGCTACCGGCCCGGCTACGGGGCCGGGCCGAGATTGCTGTGCTGGCCGGTTACGGTGCGATCGCCGCCTACGGCTACGGACTGCTGATGAACCTGTGGTTCTGGCCCTTCAGCACCGGCGCGGACACCCAACTCTCCTACGTCGCTGGGGCACCGGTCCTGGAGAACCTGCACCGCTTCGCCGTGTTCACCGCCGTCACCTCCACCTTCGGCTGGGACACCGGCCGCGCCGTTACCACCACTGTGGCAATCGTCCTGGTCGGACCCGCCGTCCTGGCCGCCCTCCGCCGCGCCGCCCGCCGCGCAGCCTTCGACGCACCGGTCACCTTCGCCACGAGACCAATGCCTGCACGGAGCGCCTCCGCGCCGGATGTCGGCTGTGGCATGCGGCGGCGGGGGGCTGGACAGCAATCTTGCGTCGAGGGTGGTGCATCACCAGCCGGGCGGTAG
- a CDS encoding MFS transporter → MTTSPATDVPAGHIDAGGDSRGRTMVAALAITQTIGYGTLYYAFAVLLIPLATDLHTSTTTVTGAFTASVLTGAILAVPVGRWLDRHGGRALMTTGSAAGVVLLLLFSRIDTVWQLYAIQIGIGIACAASLYEAAFAVVIAWFTPQQRATALLALTVVAGFSSTIFLPLTGWLVATHDWRTTLLVLAAVQAATVPLHVLTVRRPPRIPNSPTASPHQADGTRAGTFAVRAALADRAFWLLAAGFTAHTAAISALTVHLVAALVSFGHPPAFAAGIAGLLGVLSVAGRLVTTGLQRRYPTTIVTATVFAVQAAAALALPVIGASTGGAIGAVIGFGIGFGVATIAKPVILAERYDTRRYATLAGVLVVPMTLAKAAGPLAAAALHATTDSYTPVLAAVATCCAIAAAAIATVISHPAANRQATGP, encoded by the coding sequence GTGACCACCAGCCCTGCCACCGACGTCCCCGCCGGCCACATCGACGCCGGCGGGGACAGCCGCGGACGGACCATGGTCGCCGCGCTCGCCATCACCCAGACCATCGGCTACGGCACCCTCTACTACGCCTTCGCCGTCCTGCTCATCCCTCTGGCAACCGACCTGCACACCAGCACCACGACGGTCACCGGAGCATTCACCGCCAGCGTCCTGACCGGCGCCATATTGGCCGTGCCGGTCGGCCGGTGGCTTGACCGCCACGGTGGCCGTGCCCTGATGACCACCGGCTCCGCAGCCGGCGTCGTCCTGCTACTGCTGTTCAGCCGCATCGACACGGTATGGCAGCTCTACGCGATACAGATCGGCATCGGCATCGCCTGCGCCGCCAGCCTTTACGAAGCCGCGTTCGCCGTCGTCATCGCCTGGTTCACCCCCCAGCAGCGCGCCACCGCACTGCTCGCACTGACCGTGGTGGCCGGCTTCTCCAGCACCATCTTCCTGCCCCTGACCGGCTGGCTGGTGGCCACCCACGACTGGCGCACCACCCTGCTCGTCCTCGCCGCCGTGCAGGCAGCCACCGTGCCACTACACGTCCTGACCGTGCGCCGGCCACCCCGCATCCCTAACAGCCCGACCGCGAGCCCGCACCAGGCCGACGGCACTCGCGCAGGGACGTTCGCTGTACGGGCGGCACTGGCCGACCGCGCATTTTGGCTGCTGGCCGCCGGATTCACCGCGCACACCGCCGCGATCAGCGCGCTGACCGTGCACCTGGTCGCCGCGCTCGTCTCCTTCGGCCATCCGCCCGCGTTCGCCGCCGGGATCGCCGGACTACTCGGGGTGCTGTCCGTGGCCGGCCGGCTGGTCACCACCGGGCTGCAACGCCGCTATCCCACCACCATCGTCACCGCGACAGTGTTCGCCGTCCAAGCAGCCGCCGCGCTGGCCCTGCCCGTCATCGGCGCCAGTACCGGCGGCGCGATCGGTGCCGTCATCGGCTTCGGCATCGGCTTCGGCGTCGCCACCATCGCCAAGCCGGTGATCCTCGCCGAACGCTACGACACCCGCCGATACGCCACCCTGGCCGGCGTCCTCGTCGTCCCCATGACCCTCGCCAAAGCCGCAGGTCCCCTCGCGGCGGCGGCCCTGCATGCCACCACCGACAGCTACACCCCGGTCCTGGCCGCCGTCGCGACCTGCTGCGCCATCGCAGCCGCCGCCATCGCCACCGTGATCTCCCACCCGGCGGCCAACCGCCAGGCCACCGGGCCGTGA
- a CDS encoding ATP-binding cassette domain-containing protein, whose protein sequence is MIEFDRVTVHYAETREPMLREVNLHIPEGELCLVAGRTGAGKSTLLRAINGLMPHFTGGTLYGTVTVQGRDTRSYPPRDLADVVGVVGQDPLAGFVTDTVEEELAYGMEQLALPASVMRKRVEETLDLLGIAELRDRPLRTLSGGQQQRVAIGAVLTSHPQVLVLDEPTSALDPTAAEDVLATVTRLVHDLGVTVVVAEHRLERVVQYADRLLYLPGDGTVVDGEPAAVLADIDLAPPLVELGRAAGWAPLPLSVRDARRRASDLRQRLADATPPPVASAPDGLLALTARQIVVRYPGTVAVAGVDLDLHCGQVVALMGRNGSGKSSLLWALQGSGPRQGGTVTVTGPDGITDPKTLAAGRARRQVGLVPQTPGDLLYLETVDAECVQAERESDAPAGTCRGLLDQLTPGLPGDQHPRDLSEGQRLALALAVQLTATPPVVLLDEPTRGLDYLAKRQFTAIVRRLAAEGRAVVVATHDVELVATLADRVVVMAQGEIVADGTAAEVMLASPAFAPQVAKVLAPQAWLTVEQVTAVLADAGARG, encoded by the coding sequence ATGATCGAGTTTGACCGTGTCACCGTCCACTACGCCGAGACCCGCGAACCGATGCTGCGCGAGGTGAACCTGCACATCCCTGAGGGAGAGCTGTGCCTGGTCGCCGGCCGCACCGGTGCCGGCAAGTCGACCCTGCTGCGGGCCATCAACGGGCTGATGCCGCACTTCACCGGCGGCACCCTGTACGGCACCGTCACCGTGCAGGGCCGCGACACCCGCAGCTACCCTCCACGCGACCTGGCCGACGTCGTCGGAGTCGTCGGCCAGGACCCGCTCGCCGGCTTCGTCACCGACACCGTCGAAGAGGAACTGGCCTACGGCATGGAACAACTCGCCCTGCCCGCGTCGGTCATGCGTAAGCGCGTCGAGGAGACCCTCGACCTGCTCGGCATCGCGGAGCTGCGAGACCGCCCACTGCGGACGCTCTCCGGTGGGCAGCAGCAGCGGGTTGCCATCGGCGCGGTGCTCACCAGCCACCCGCAGGTGCTCGTTCTCGATGAGCCGACCTCCGCCCTGGACCCCACCGCAGCGGAGGACGTGCTGGCCACCGTCACCCGCCTGGTCCACGACCTCGGCGTCACCGTCGTGGTGGCCGAACACCGCCTCGAACGTGTCGTGCAGTACGCCGACCGGCTGCTCTACCTGCCCGGCGACGGCACCGTCGTCGACGGCGAACCGGCTGCCGTCCTCGCCGACATCGACCTCGCCCCACCACTTGTCGAACTGGGCCGTGCCGCGGGCTGGGCACCCTTGCCGCTGTCCGTACGCGACGCCCGCCGCCGCGCATCGGACCTGCGGCAGCGGCTCGCCGACGCCACTCCACCGCCGGTGGCGTCGGCACCTGATGGCCTCTTGGCGCTGACCGCCCGCCAGATCGTGGTGCGCTACCCCGGCACCGTCGCGGTTGCCGGCGTCGACCTCGATTTGCACTGTGGCCAGGTCGTCGCGCTGATGGGCCGCAACGGCTCCGGTAAGTCCAGCCTGCTCTGGGCGTTACAGGGCAGCGGGCCCCGACAGGGCGGCACGGTCACCGTCACCGGCCCCGACGGCATCACCGACCCGAAGACACTTGCCGCCGGCCGGGCCCGACGACAGGTCGGACTGGTCCCGCAAACCCCGGGAGACCTGCTCTATCTGGAGACGGTGGACGCCGAATGCGTCCAGGCCGAACGCGAGTCCGACGCTCCGGCGGGCACGTGCCGTGGCCTGCTCGACCAGCTCACCCCGGGGCTGCCCGGCGACCAGCACCCACGCGACCTGTCGGAAGGGCAGCGGCTGGCCCTCGCCCTAGCCGTCCAGCTCACCGCCACACCACCGGTCGTGCTGCTCGACGAGCCCACCCGAGGACTCGATTACCTCGCCAAACGGCAGTTCACCGCCATTGTCCGGCGGCTGGCCGCCGAAGGCCGAGCGGTCGTGGTCGCCACCCACGACGTCGAACTCGTCGCCACGCTCGCCGACCGGGTCGTCGTGATGGCACAGGGGGAGATCGTGGCCGACGGCACCGCCGCCGAGGTCATGCTCGCCTCACCCGCGTTCGCCCCGCAGGTCGCCAAGGTTCTGGCACCTCAGGCCTGGCTGACCGTGGAGCAGGTCACCGCCGTGCTGGCCGACGCCGGAGCACGGGGATGA
- a CDS encoding energy-coupling factor transporter transmembrane protein EcfT has translation MSVARLATRPDTAGPGRLPRLLHPGAWWLWALGLATAASHTTNPLPLALLIAAAALVVVRRRGDAPWALAFRLYLVLGAVIVAMRVVFRLVFGGGQGEFILFHLPAIPLPEWAAGIRLFGPVAAEQLLGGFYDGLRLAAMLVCLGAANALANPKRLLKAVPGALYAVSTAVVVALSVAPQLVESVLRVRRARRLRGAAGQGLRALRGIALPVLADALDRSLVLAAAMDSRGYGRTAAIPAGQRALTGGLVLVGLVGVCVGTYGLLDATVPGYLGLPMLLAGLAAAVIGMLLAGRRVRRSRYRPDRWRITELAVAGCGVAGAAVMMGAGSVDPSRLYPPVSPLTWPELTSLMLLAVVVAVAPAWLAPPPTLAASPASRLPSTPPLNRTARSAPSRDTTQPEARR, from the coding sequence ATGTCGGTGGCACGGTTGGCGACCCGACCCGATACGGCGGGGCCCGGACGGCTGCCGCGGCTGCTGCATCCGGGCGCCTGGTGGCTGTGGGCGCTCGGCCTGGCGACCGCCGCCAGTCACACCACCAACCCGCTGCCTCTGGCGCTGCTCATCGCCGCCGCCGCGCTGGTGGTCGTCCGCCGCCGCGGCGACGCTCCCTGGGCGCTGGCGTTCCGGCTGTACCTGGTGCTCGGCGCGGTGATCGTGGCCATGCGGGTGGTGTTCCGCCTTGTCTTCGGCGGCGGACAAGGTGAGTTCATTCTGTTTCACCTGCCGGCGATCCCGCTGCCGGAATGGGCGGCCGGCATCCGACTGTTCGGGCCGGTCGCCGCCGAACAACTTCTCGGCGGCTTCTACGACGGACTGCGCCTGGCGGCGATGCTCGTATGCCTCGGTGCCGCCAACGCCCTGGCCAACCCGAAGCGCCTCCTCAAGGCGGTTCCCGGCGCCCTTTATGCGGTCAGCACAGCCGTGGTGGTCGCGCTGTCGGTGGCTCCGCAACTGGTCGAGAGCGTGCTGCGGGTACGCCGGGCCCGCCGGCTGCGTGGTGCTGCCGGACAGGGTCTGCGCGCCCTGCGGGGCATCGCCCTGCCGGTGCTGGCCGACGCCCTGGACCGATCCCTTGTCCTGGCGGCGGCTATGGACTCCCGCGGCTACGGCCGCACCGCCGCGATACCGGCCGGCCAGCGAGCTCTCACCGGTGGGCTGGTGCTCGTCGGGCTGGTCGGTGTCTGCGTTGGCACGTACGGGCTGCTCGATGCCACCGTGCCCGGCTACCTCGGCTTGCCGATGTTGCTCGCCGGGCTGGCGGCGGCCGTCATCGGGATGCTGCTGGCCGGCCGTCGGGTCCGCCGTAGCCGCTACCGGCCGGATCGCTGGCGGATCACGGAACTCGCCGTCGCGGGCTGCGGGGTGGCCGGCGCCGCGGTGATGATGGGCGCCGGATCCGTGGACCCGTCCCGGCTTTACCCGCCGGTCAGCCCGCTGACCTGGCCTGAACTGACCTCGCTGATGCTGCTGGCCGTGGTGGTCGCGGTGGCGCCGGCCTGGCTGGCACCGCCGCCGACGCTGGCGGCAAGCCCTGCTTCGCGACTGCCGTCCACCCCACCACTGAACCGTACGGCCCGTAGCGCACCGAGCCGCGACACCACGCAGCCGGAGGCGCGCCGATGA
- a CDS encoding metalloregulator ArsR/SmtB family transcription factor has product MPAVTASEAPGTHLDLHQGALISANPDVVRLLADPLRAQIVQILAAGPATTSHLVADTGAKQPNVSGHLKLLREAGVVTAEPRGRFTYYRLIPDALQGAALHLADLAARALAHSENFRTC; this is encoded by the coding sequence ATGCCGGCCGTCACCGCGTCCGAAGCCCCGGGCACTCATCTCGACTTGCATCAGGGCGCGCTGATATCAGCTAATCCTGATGTGGTGCGGTTGTTGGCGGACCCGCTGCGGGCGCAAATCGTGCAGATCCTCGCTGCGGGGCCAGCGACGACGTCGCACTTGGTCGCGGACACTGGCGCGAAGCAGCCGAACGTGTCCGGACATCTCAAGCTGCTGCGCGAGGCCGGCGTCGTGACCGCCGAGCCCCGCGGGCGCTTCACCTACTACCGGCTCATCCCAGACGCTTTGCAGGGTGCGGCACTGCACCTGGCCGACCTCGCCGCGCGGGCCCTGGCCCACTCCGAGAACTTCAGGACCTGCTGA
- a CDS encoding cell wall anchor protein codes for MPTFPLRRLGAGLGSATAMALAIVAATPIGVTAAPSPIHTAAARDAATWLAGEYADGVLPGPFGGEDWGLSIDGVIALAATGVASSTRQAATAQIAMHVRSYNSYDDWGIESFTDGGATAKLLYAASAAGADPTDFGGWDLRAETLALISGAGTGHQHGRITSRTTEATGPDPSNTFDQSFAVLGLARSGGVPQQTVDFLIRQQCTAGGFRLYPDADGAPSPSCDAQANATLDVDSTAMAVQALLATDVTGADEAAQRGADWLVTQQRTDGSFGGSGPTSGANSNSTGLAGQALAAAGRDAEAARAAQALATLQLTTANGGAAAADAGAVAYASDALTEAVREGIAANFRDQWRRATAQALLGLAQIPLGRIGLDLPPSGEPTSSPTVPPRPTGSPTPTAAPTPSGSPTLTASPTPTTSPTGGPTPSVVPSTPTPTVTASTPTSPVSSPAAGGPGRLPTTGAAIGGYVLIALLLLGGGAVLLVLGRRRAT; via the coding sequence ATGCCCACGTTCCCGCTCCGGCGCCTCGGCGCCGGTCTCGGCAGCGCCACCGCCATGGCGCTCGCCATCGTCGCGGCCACCCCCATCGGCGTGACTGCCGCGCCGTCGCCGATCCACACCGCCGCCGCGCGCGACGCCGCGACCTGGCTCGCTGGTGAGTACGCCGACGGAGTTCTGCCAGGCCCTTTCGGCGGCGAGGACTGGGGGCTGAGCATCGACGGAGTGATCGCCCTCGCCGCCACCGGTGTAGCTAGCTCGACTCGGCAGGCGGCGACGGCGCAGATCGCTATGCACGTGCGGTCCTACAACAGCTACGACGACTGGGGCATCGAGAGCTTCACCGACGGCGGCGCCACCGCGAAACTGCTCTACGCCGCCTCCGCCGCCGGTGCCGACCCCACCGACTTCGGCGGCTGGGACCTACGCGCCGAGACCCTGGCCCTGATCTCCGGGGCGGGCACCGGCCACCAGCACGGCCGGATCACCAGCCGGACCACCGAGGCGACCGGCCCGGACCCGAGCAATACCTTCGACCAGTCCTTTGCCGTGCTGGGCCTGGCCCGCAGCGGTGGCGTGCCGCAGCAGACCGTCGACTTCCTCATCCGGCAGCAGTGCACGGCCGGCGGTTTCCGGCTCTATCCCGACGCGGACGGCGCGCCGTCGCCGTCCTGCGACGCTCAGGCCAACGCCACCCTCGACGTCGACTCGACCGCCATGGCCGTTCAAGCCTTGCTCGCGACCGACGTCACCGGCGCGGACGAGGCCGCACAGCGCGGCGCGGACTGGCTGGTGACGCAGCAACGCACCGACGGATCGTTCGGCGGGTCGGGGCCGACCAGTGGCGCGAACTCCAATAGCACCGGCCTCGCTGGGCAGGCGCTGGCCGCAGCGGGACGCGACGCCGAGGCGGCGCGGGCCGCGCAGGCCCTGGCGACGCTGCAGCTCACCACCGCCAACGGCGGCGCCGCGGCGGCCGATGCCGGTGCCGTCGCCTACGCCAGCGACGCGCTGACCGAGGCGGTACGCGAGGGAATCGCCGCGAACTTCCGGGATCAGTGGCGCCGCGCCACCGCCCAGGCGCTCCTCGGGCTGGCCCAGATACCGCTGGGCCGGATCGGCCTCGATCTGCCGCCCTCCGGCGAACCCACCTCGTCGCCAACCGTGCCACCGAGGCCGACGGGGTCGCCCACGCCCACCGCCGCACCAACGCCCTCTGGCTCACCGACCCTGACCGCGTCACCCACGCCGACCACCTCGCCCACCGGCGGTCCGACGCCGAGCGTCGTACCGTCGACACCCACGCCGACCGTGACAGCGTCGACTCCCACCTCCCCTGTCAGCAGTCCCGCCGCAGGCGGGCCGGGTCGCCTGCCGACCACCGGTGCGGCGATCGGCGGGTACGTGCTCATCGCGCTGCTGCTGCTCGGTGGGGGAGCGGTGCTGCTGGTGCTCGGCCGCCGGCGGGCCACATGA